DNA from Pelagicoccus enzymogenes:
GCGTATAGCTTGTTCCGCCGTTTGCAGTCAATCGAGCGACCTCAACAACATCGCGATACTCCGGCCCATTGAAAAGAAGACCCAAAGTTATAGAAATCAGCTGCGAAGGTTCGCTAAAGTTTACTGTGACAGACTGACCCAAATCAATTTCAGAACCAGCTCGGTCCAAAGCTGGATTGTAGACTGGATCCTCGACGCCTAGAAAAGTGACGCCATCGATAGTGTCGACAACCAAGTCACCACCAGTGGCTGTGAACGTTCCGGCAGGATTTACCAATCCATCAACGGAAGCGTCGTAAACGATAGCGCTTGCGGAAGTGACAGCCGCGAGAGAAGCGACCGCGAGAAGTGTTTTAAGTGTGTTTTTCATAATTCTGTTTGTTTGAGAGAGGATTGAAAAATTCCTAGTTCGAAAAGACACAACGCAATGACCGTGCCAACTCGTGCCGAAGGCACGCAATTCCTGATTACTGATTTCTTATTACTAATTGGCCTAGAAACACTTAGGATATTCATAATTATTTTTATTTTTCTATTTTCGATCATCGATCCTCTTGAAGATGTAGGGATTTCTTACAACCCTGCGAAGCGGGATTGCAGATTACGGATTATTCATTGCTCATTAGGAACTTATGAGAATTCACAGGTTTTTGTAAGGAATTTCGACACTTCGGCAGGCTCAGTGCAGGCACCTTGCGAAGCAGAGCTTTGCATAGCTAGTCACTGATTACTAATTGCTGATTAACAAAGAGTTGCATCATCAATAGACTGGAGATGAGATCAACAATCCGGCTACGCCGAGACAAGCCCGTCCCGCCACAACATCCCCAAAGTGGGGGGACCATGAGCTCTAGCCTTGCCTCGGCGGAGTATCTCACGAAGACGGGTGGTCATGTCGCCCTTTTAGGCTCGGTACAACTTCCGCATCTACCAATCACGGGACCTAGAAGGTCCCACCACATTACGCGGACAGTGAGATTGAGTCAGATTAGCGTCGCCGTGCCGAATAAAAGGAAACATGGGAGCTGGGAGGGAGAGTCTTTAGTTGCCTGGGCATTAGGTCTTAACGTTATTCCCGTAATCGCACATTAATGAGGGGCATCAGCTCAACAACCGCCTAAAGATGATTTTCATTGAGTCGATCTGGGGTGATTATCTTATTCCAGCCAAGGTATCGCCTGTCGAGCGGTTGCTCTAAGACGAGTCGAACGCTGCGCGATTCACTACCTTTCTAACTCACAACGCATTCTCACTAACCTATACTCATGATAGCACTCGTAGGTTCCACCGGCTACGTCGGTAGCGCATTTCGCCAATTGCTCGAGGGCAAGGGCGTCGCCTTCAAAACGCTTAGCGGCCGCCAGATCGCTAACGGGTCCAAGAAGGACTTCGCCGACGCCCTCAAGGACGCCGGCGCCACCTTCCTGGTCAACTGCGCCGGCTACACCGGCAAGCCCAACGTCGACGCCTGCGAGCTGGACAAGGGGAACTGCCTCGACGGCAACGCCGTACTGCCGGGCGTGATACGCGAGGTCTGCGGCGACCTGTCCATCGGCTGGGGCCACGTCTCCAGCGGCTGCATCTTCGGCGGCGAGCGCCCGGGAGGCGGCGGCTGGCGCGAGGACGACGCACCGAACTTCTCCTTCCGCAAGCCGCCTTGCTCCTTCTACAGCGGCACCAAGGCCTTGGGCGAAGAGGTGCTCGGCTACCGCGAGGTCGACCGCGGCGACGGCCAGTGGCCCGCCTGGGAGCACGAGTCCTCTCCCGAAGGCTACGTATGGAGATTGCGGATACCGTTCAACCACCTCGACAATCCCCGCAACTACCTGACCAAGGTGCAGAGCTACGCCACCTTGCTGCAGGCCACCAACTCGCTCAGCCAGCTGGAGGACTTCGTGGCCGCCTGCTACGAGTGCGTGGAGAAGCAGGTTCCCTACGGGATCTACAACGTGACCAACCCCGGGGCCGTCACCACCTCCCAAGTGGTGGAGCTGATCAAGAAGACGGGCGTCAACGGCAAGGAGTTCCAGTTCTTCGAGGACGAGGCGGACTTCATGTCCAAGGCGGCCAAGACCCCGCGCTCGAACTGCGTGCTCGACGAAAGCAAGCTGCGCGACGCCGGCGTCATCATGCGACCCGTCGAGGAAGCCCTCGAGTGGTCCCTCAAGAACTGGCGGAAGGCCTAAGTTTTCCTGAACCGCGAAGTTCGCCAAGAACGCTAAGAAGAATCGGAGCGTTCTTGGTCCTCAACTTTAAATCTAATTCCTGCCTTCAAACCCTTAGCGACCTTCGCGTCCTTCGCGGTTAAAACCAAACACTTCCTCTCCCTATGAACTCCATCCTCGTAACCGGCGGCTGCGGCTTTATCGGCTCCAACTTCATTCGCGTCCTGCTGCGCGACGACGCCAAGCTCCTCAAGGAGAGGGGCTTCGACCGCGTCGTCAACGTCGACTCGCTCACCTACGCGGGCAATCCCGCCAACCTAAGCGACTTCGAGTCCAGCGACGCCTACGTCTTCTCCCATTCCAGCATCCTGGACCAGGACACGACTGCCTCCCTCATAAAGGAGCACGGCGTCAGCGCCGTCGTGCACTTCGCCGCCGAAAGCCACGTGGACCGCTCCATCGACACGCCCGAGCCCTTCGTGGAGACCAACGTGACCGGCACCCTGCGAATGCTGGAGGCCGCCCGCCACCACTGGGCCAAGCTGGAAGGCGAGGCCAAGGAGGCCTTCCGCTTCCTGCACGTCTCCACCGACGAGGTGTTCGGCACCCTCGGCCCCAGCGACCCGGCCTTCTGCGAGACCACGCCCTACGCGCCCAACAGCCCATACTCCGCGTCGAAGGCCTCCAGCGACTTCCTGGTGCGCGCCTACTACCACACCTACGGCATGCCGGTGGTGACCACCAACTGCTCCAACAACTACGGCCCCTTCCAGTTCCCCGAGAAGCTGATCCCTCTGGTCACGCTCAACGCCCTGGAGGCCAAGCCGCTGCCCATCTACGGCGACGGCAAGCAGATCCGCGACTGGCTCTTCGTGGAGGACCATTGCACCGGCATCCTGGCCGCCTTGGAAAAGGGAGCCCTCGGCGAGACCTACTGCATCGGCGGGCGCAGCGAGATGGAGAACATCCAGATCGTGAAGCGCATCTGCGCCCTGCTCGACGAGCTGGCCCCGGTCTCCGGCAACGAGGCGGCCCAAAAGGCCGGCATCGCCAAGTACGAGGACCTGATCACCTACGTGAAGGACCGTCCCGGCCACGACCGCCGCTACGCCATCAACTGCGAGCGCAGCGAGAAGGAGTGCGGCTGGGTTCCGGCCGAGACCTTCGAGAGCGGCATCCGCAAGACGGTGCAGTGGTACCTGGACAACCAGGACTGGTGCCGCGACATCGCCGAGAAGAAGTACGCCCGCGAACGCCTCGGCAACAGCTGACTTTGGAGTGACCGCTAAAGGCGCCAAACAACGCTAAAATGGCTGACCTGATTCAGAAGGACGAATGCTATCGCGTGGTCGGCGCGCGCTTCGAGGTCTACAGAAACAGTCGAAGCATATCCAAGACTCCGCGTTCTCCGCGTCCTCTGCGGTTCATCCCTCATCCACGCTTCAAA
Protein-coding regions in this window:
- a CDS encoding VPDSG-CTERM sorting domain-containing protein translates to MKNTLKTLLAVASLAAVTSASAIVYDASVDGLVNPAGTFTATGGDLVVDTIDGVTFLGVEDPVYNPALDRAGSEIDLGQSVTVNFSEPSQLISITLGLLFNGPEYRDVVEVARLTANGGTSYTLSITGEDTAVWSNGGVVVPVMAPFSTTYGGGGVFKIVNPFGSLAISSLLLEPVDNSNEANNSDFGLVAFEVPDSGATLALLGLALAGISIVHRRRR
- a CDS encoding sugar nucleotide-binding protein, producing the protein MIALVGSTGYVGSAFRQLLEGKGVAFKTLSGRQIANGSKKDFADALKDAGATFLVNCAGYTGKPNVDACELDKGNCLDGNAVLPGVIREVCGDLSIGWGHVSSGCIFGGERPGGGGWREDDAPNFSFRKPPCSFYSGTKALGEEVLGYREVDRGDGQWPAWEHESSPEGYVWRLRIPFNHLDNPRNYLTKVQSYATLLQATNSLSQLEDFVAACYECVEKQVPYGIYNVTNPGAVTTSQVVELIKKTGVNGKEFQFFEDEADFMSKAAKTPRSNCVLDESKLRDAGVIMRPVEEALEWSLKNWRKA
- the rfbB gene encoding dTDP-glucose 4,6-dehydratase codes for the protein MNSILVTGGCGFIGSNFIRVLLRDDAKLLKERGFDRVVNVDSLTYAGNPANLSDFESSDAYVFSHSSILDQDTTASLIKEHGVSAVVHFAAESHVDRSIDTPEPFVETNVTGTLRMLEAARHHWAKLEGEAKEAFRFLHVSTDEVFGTLGPSDPAFCETTPYAPNSPYSASKASSDFLVRAYYHTYGMPVVTTNCSNNYGPFQFPEKLIPLVTLNALEAKPLPIYGDGKQIRDWLFVEDHCTGILAALEKGALGETYCIGGRSEMENIQIVKRICALLDELAPVSGNEAAQKAGIAKYEDLITYVKDRPGHDRRYAINCERSEKECGWVPAETFESGIRKTVQWYLDNQDWCRDIAEKKYARERLGNS